The DNA sequence AAGAGATCATCCGCAAGGTGATTCCCGGCGAGATGCTGTCGCCGGACACCGTGTTCCACGTGAACCCGACCGGTCGATTCGTCGAAGGCGGGCCCAAGGCGGACTGCGGGCTCACGGGCCGCAAGATCATCGTGGATACCTACGGCGGGGCGAGTCGACACGGGGGCGGCGCGTTCTCCGGGAAGGACCCGACCAAGGTGGACCGGAGCGCTGCCTACGCGGCTCGACATGCCGCCAAGAACGTCGTCGCAGCGGGTTTGGCAGACCGATGCGAGATCCAGCTCGCCTATGCCATTGGCGTGGCGGATCCCGTGTCGATTCTCGTCGAGAGCTTCGGAACCGGCGTGCTCTCCGATGCGGAGATCGCCAAGATCGTGCAGGACACGTTCGATTTCCGCCCGCGGGCGATCATCGAGCGCTTGGACTTGCGTCGGCCCATATATCAGGCAACCGCCGCATACGGGCACTTCGGCCGCACCGAGCCGACGTTCACGTGGGAGCTCGCCGACCACGCCGAGCAGTTGGCAAAGTACCTATAGGAACTCGCGTCTGTGCCGTTGCGCGAGTCGCCGTTCCGAGGAGTTGTCGATGCAGTGCGACGTCAGGAGCATTGAGCTGGCGGGTGAGGGGAAGCGCCGAATCGAATGGGCGGACCGCTCCATGCCCGTGTTGCGGCAGATCCGCGAGAGGTTCGAACGCGAGCGTCCCCTCGATGGGATTCGGCTCGGGGCGTGCCTCCATGTCACGACCGAGACGGCGAACCTGGCGCGCACGCTTCGAGCGGGCGGAGCCCAGGTCTTGCTGTGCGCCTCCAACCCGTTGAGCACTCAGGATGACGTCGCCGCCAGCCTCGTGAGCGACTATGGGATCCCGACGTTCGCCATCAAGGGCGAGGACAACGACACTTACTATCGCCATATCAACGCGGTGCTGGACGGCAAACCCCAGATCACGATGGACGACGGCGCTGACCTGGTCAGCGTTCTGCACTCGGAGCGCAAGGACCTGCTGACGCATGTGATCGGCGGGACCGAGGAGACGACGACCGGGGTCATCCGCCTCCGCAGCATGGCGACGCAAGGCGTCCTGCGCTACCCCATCATCGCCGTCAATGACGCGCAGACGAAGCACTTCTTCGACAATCGGTACGGTACCGGACAGAGCACGCTGGACGGCATCATCCGAGCGACGAACTTCCTGATCGCCGGCATGGCTGTCGTCGTCGCTGGCTATGGCTGGTGTGGGCGCGGCGTCGCCAGCCGGGCGCGGGGTCTGGGCGCGCAGGTGATCGTCACCGAAGTGGACCCGGTGCGAGCTCTCGAGGCGGCAATGGACGGCTTCCGAGTTCTGCCGATGTCGAAGGCGGTCGCCGAAGCGGACTTGATCGTCACGCTGACCGGCAACCTGCACGTCCTGCGGCGCGAGCATTTCCTCGCGATGAAGGACGGCGCGACGATCGCGAACTCTGGGCATTTCAACGTCGAAATCAACCTGCCGGAGCTCAAGGAGCTGTCCGTCAGCGTGCGCGAGGCGCGTCCATTCGTCGACGAGTACACGCTCCAGGGCGGACAGCGTGTGTGTGTCCTTGGCGAGGGCAGACTCATCAACCTCGCAGCCGCCGAAGGTCATCCGGCGAGCGTGATGGATATGAGCTTTGCCAATCAGGCGTTGTGCGCGGAGTACATGGTTCAGCACGCCACCGATCTGTCGCCGACGGTCCACTCCGTGCCCGCCGAGATCGACGCGATGATCGCGCGGCTCAAGCTGGCAGGCATGGGCCTCGAGATCGACCAGTTGACGGACGAACAGTCGGAGTACCTCGACTCCTGGACGATGGGTACCACGTGACACCCTGGGATGGGAGGCGATGAGCAGAACCGAGCTCATCGAGAGCGTCGTGATGATCTTGTGCATCCCAGCCCTATGGCCCGTGGTGCGGTCTTTCCGATCCGACGTGCCGCTGCCATCGGGATACAGCGCGGTGCTGGCTGTCGTGGCACTCGTGCTCGGGGCGATCACGGTCCGGCGCATCCGTCGCCTGCGTGCCGCATTCCGCGACGCGCAGCGACGGACTCCGCCGTTCTGATGGGATACTGGGCAATCACTGTGCTCCGTTTCTGAGCACTTTGCGCAGATTCGGGCTGGGTCGCCGTTTGGTCTCCTACCATACCGACGGGCTTCGGATCGTCGGCATTGCGGCGATCCCGCGCCAAGTCCTGTTTTACATGCGTATCGGGAATACTGCGTCGATGACCCTAGCGTGGCATGAGTCTTGCTTGCGCTTGTCCGTTCTTGACATTTCAGGCGCAGGAGGATGCCATGCGATCCACGACACTTTCTTTCATTCCGGTGAGGGAGTACGTCACCTCAAGCCGGGACGCCAGCAAGCGCGATACCCTCGATGCCTGGCTGGAGCAGGCTCAGTCGCATCGTCTTCTCACTCGTCAGGAGGAGATCGAGCTGAGCCAGCGCATCAAGGCAGGCGACGAGACGGCGCGGACGAAGCTGATCCTCTGCAACCTTCGGCTCGTCCTCAAGATCGCGCTCGCGTACCGTCGCGCCAATGTGCCTCTGGTCGATCTGCTGCAAGAGGGCATCGGCGGACTGATGCAGGCGGTCGAGCACTTCGACGAGCGTCGCGGGTTCAAGTTCAGCACCTACGCGGTGCACTGGATCCGTCAGGCAGTCTCGCGATACATCGACCGGACGGCGCGCACCATTCGGCTGCCGTCGTACATCATCGCCGACATGTCGCAGCAGAACCGCGCCGCATACGAACTGGAACAGGTCCTCGAACGTCCTCCGACAACCGATGAGCTCGCCGAGTTCATGGAGAAGTCGCGCACCGACGTCCACCTGATCGAACGGCTCCCCGAAGAGCCGGTGCCGCTGGGCACGCCGGTGGGCGGCGATGACAGCACGACGACGCTCTCGGATGTGGTCGAGGACGCTCAGAACGAGACGCACCGCCATCTCGACGAGTGGATGCGCCGCGAGGAGGTGAACCGCCTGCTCGAGACGCTGACTCCTCGGGAACGGCAGATCATCGCCCTTCGATTCGGTTTAAGCGGCGGCGAGGAGCAGACGCTCCGCGCCATCGCGCAGCGCTTCGGCGTCACCAAGGAGCGCGTGCGCCAGATCGAAGCCCAGGCGATGAGGAAGCTGCGCCAGCGCGTTCAGCAGACGGCTGAACTCGACGCGGCTAGCTGACGTCCGGCATCCAGCTACGCCAAGCAGTCAAGAACACAGCCCGCGGACATGATGTCCGCGGGCTATTTCGCTTGCCAAAGGTGTGCGGCGTCGGCGTCTAGGCGACGCGGATCTCCACGCTCTTGCGCTCCACGGTTCCCTGCGTGTCCTTGAGCACGACCGTCGCGTAGTACGTGCCGGCATCCGCGTCGTACGGTACCAGCTCGGACAGCCGGAACACGGTGGTATCGCCCTCCTCTGCCGGAGACATGGCGAGCTCGTAGCCTCGCGGGTCGTAGACCTTGGCGGAGGCGATTGCAGCCGGGTCGTCGACTTCCAGCGTAACCTGTACCTGCTTGCCTGCGACGAGCGGATTCGGCGAGAAGCTGACGTTGCGGATCCGTGACACGGTTTCGTTCCTTTCCCGTTGCCGGTCTTGTTGGCGGCGTTGGTCAGACCAACCGGCGAGTCTGCGCCGCAGCTCGGTCGTCAACGCGTCTGGGCTGATGGCGCCATTCCGTGGATCATGACATCGATGACGCTGAGCAGTCGGTCTCTAGGCGTTGCTGAGGTTCCCTCCAGCAGCCACTGCGTCAACGTGCCGTGCACGGCGGCGTAGATCGCGGTTGCCGCCGCCGAAGGGTCGAAGTCCGATCTGAGCGTCCCGTCGCCGACACCCGCGCGCACGATTCCCTCGATGAAACGCACGTAGTCCC is a window from the Candidatus Poribacteria bacterium genome containing:
- a CDS encoding adenosylhomocysteinase; this translates as MQCDVRSIELAGEGKRRIEWADRSMPVLRQIRERFERERPLDGIRLGACLHVTTETANLARTLRAGGAQVLLCASNPLSTQDDVAASLVSDYGIPTFAIKGEDNDTYYRHINAVLDGKPQITMDDGADLVSVLHSERKDLLTHVIGGTEETTTGVIRLRSMATQGVLRYPIIAVNDAQTKHFFDNRYGTGQSTLDGIIRATNFLIAGMAVVVAGYGWCGRGVASRARGLGAQVIVTEVDPVRALEAAMDGFRVLPMSKAVAEADLIVTLTGNLHVLRREHFLAMKDGATIANSGHFNVEINLPELKELSVSVREARPFVDEYTLQGGQRVCVLGEGRLINLAAAEGHPASVMDMSFANQALCAEYMVQHATDLSPTVHSVPAEIDAMIARLKLAGMGLEIDQLTDEQSEYLDSWTMGTT
- a CDS encoding RNA polymerase sigma factor RpoD/SigA is translated as MSLACACPFLTFQAQEDAMRSTTLSFIPVREYVTSSRDASKRDTLDAWLEQAQSHRLLTRQEEIELSQRIKAGDETARTKLILCNLRLVLKIALAYRRANVPLVDLLQEGIGGLMQAVEHFDERRGFKFSTYAVHWIRQAVSRYIDRTARTIRLPSYIIADMSQQNRAAYELEQVLERPPTTDELAEFMEKSRTDVHLIERLPEEPVPLGTPVGGDDSTTTLSDVVEDAQNETHRHLDEWMRREEVNRLLETLTPRERQIIALRFGLSGGEEQTLRAIAQRFGVTKERVRQIEAQAMRKLRQRVQQTAELDAAS